One window of the Candidatus Nitrospira nitrosa genome contains the following:
- the cas4g/cas1g gene encoding CRISPR-associated endonuclease Cas4g/Cas1g has translation MSLEAGETALLVTGEPLLPVRMLNEFAYCPRLAYLEWVQSEFADSADTVEGRFHHRRVDESPKRKPPEEASPPNDDTVIHQRSVWLSSDRLGITAKIDLVEGVGHAVAPVDYKRGKRPHVDKGAWEPERVQVCAQGLILRENGYECDGGVLYFVGSRERVVVAFDSELIERTLELIAGMRRMAQGGVMPSPLVDSPKCPRCSLVRICLPDEIGWLRHHTDDEQSAARIRRLLPARHDALPLYVQQPGARVGKQGDCLRVMDRDVVLMEARLVEVSHLVLFGAVQVSTQVVQELCRREIPISYLSSGGWFYGITTSLMHKNVELRRRQYAAATSRSFCLGLAIRLVQAKIVNCRTFLRRNHAAAPETVLLDLKRDHVHAAQAQSLEELLGIEGTAARRYFAEFKGMLKTEGISDFEFDGRNRRPPKDPVNALLSLAYAMLAREWTVTLHAVGLDPYLGFYHQLHYGRPALALDVMEEFRPLLADSAVLTAINNGEVRSEDFIRRMGSVALTPEGRRRFIETYERRMSQEITHPVFGYQVSYRRVLEVQARLLSRYLCSEIPEYPAFTTR, from the coding sequence ATGAGTCTCGAAGCTGGTGAGACGGCTCTCTTGGTAACGGGGGAGCCGTTGCTTCCTGTGCGGATGCTGAATGAATTCGCCTACTGTCCTCGCTTGGCGTATCTGGAATGGGTACAGAGCGAATTCGCCGACAGCGCCGATACGGTGGAGGGGCGGTTCCACCATCGTCGAGTGGATGAAAGTCCCAAACGGAAACCACCGGAGGAGGCGTCACCACCGAATGACGACACGGTGATCCATCAACGCTCAGTCTGGTTGTCTTCGGATCGACTTGGTATTACGGCCAAGATCGATCTGGTGGAAGGTGTCGGCCATGCGGTTGCGCCCGTCGATTACAAGCGAGGGAAGCGGCCGCATGTCGACAAGGGCGCGTGGGAGCCGGAACGTGTGCAGGTCTGCGCGCAAGGGCTCATCTTGCGAGAGAACGGCTACGAGTGCGACGGCGGGGTTCTCTACTTTGTGGGGTCGCGGGAGCGGGTGGTGGTGGCGTTCGATTCGGAGCTGATCGAGCGGACGTTGGAGCTGATTGCGGGCATGCGACGGATGGCGCAGGGCGGTGTGATGCCGTCTCCCTTGGTAGACAGTCCCAAGTGTCCACGCTGTTCTCTTGTGCGTATTTGTCTGCCGGATGAAATCGGATGGTTACGGCACCATACTGATGATGAACAATCAGCCGCGAGGATCCGTCGCCTGCTGCCTGCTCGGCATGACGCCTTGCCGTTATATGTGCAACAGCCCGGTGCCCGGGTTGGGAAACAAGGCGATTGCCTGAGAGTGATGGACCGCGATGTGGTCCTGATGGAGGCAAGGCTGGTAGAAGTCTCACACCTCGTGCTGTTCGGAGCCGTTCAGGTCAGCACGCAAGTGGTCCAGGAACTCTGTCGTCGAGAGATTCCTATTTCGTATCTGTCCAGCGGCGGGTGGTTTTATGGCATCACGACCAGCCTCATGCACAAGAACGTCGAATTACGGCGTCGACAATATGCCGCAGCGACGAGTCGGTCTTTCTGTCTCGGTCTGGCGATTCGGCTGGTACAGGCCAAGATTGTGAACTGTCGGACGTTCTTGCGTCGAAATCATGCAGCCGCACCGGAGACGGTGTTACTGGATCTCAAGCGGGATCATGTGCATGCGGCTCAGGCGCAGTCCCTGGAAGAACTGCTTGGCATTGAGGGCACGGCTGCCCGTCGGTACTTTGCGGAATTCAAAGGAATGCTGAAGACGGAGGGGATATCGGACTTTGAGTTCGATGGGCGAAATCGTCGGCCGCCGAAGGATCCGGTCAATGCGCTCTTATCGCTGGCCTATGCGATGCTGGCGAGGGAATGGACGGTGACGTTGCATGCGGTGGGGTTGGATCCGTATCTGGGGTTTTATCATCAACTGCATTATGGGAGGCCGGCCTTGGCCCTTGATGTCATGGAAGAGTTTCGTCCGTTACTTGCAGACTCCGCTGTGCTGACGGCGATCAACAATGGTGAGGTGCGGTCGGAAGATTTCATCAGGCGCATGGGCTCCGTGGCGCTGACACCGGAAGGTCGACGTCGATTCATTGAAACGTACGAGCGCCGGATGAGCCAAGAGATCACGCATCCGGTCTTCGGGTACCAGGTCAGTTATCGACGTGTCTTGGAAGTCCAGGCACGGCTGCTCAGCAGATACTTGTGCAGTGAGATCCCTGAGTATCCGGCTTTTACTACTCGGTAA
- a CDS encoding Uma2 family endonuclease: MMAAPAVQIKRWTRREYDRMAEAGVLGPDERVELLEGEIVTMTPQQSPHSACIGLIDKALRQAFGPSYWIRIQLPLVVDPDSEPEPELAVVHGSPRDYVHEPPRTAV; the protein is encoded by the coding sequence ATGATGGCTGCACCTGCCGTACAGATCAAGCGCTGGACTCGCCGAGAATACGACCGGATGGCCGAAGCAGGCGTACTCGGCCCTGATGAACGTGTAGAATTGCTTGAAGGAGAAATCGTCACCATGACACCTCAGCAAAGCCCACATTCGGCTTGTATTGGATTGATCGATAAAGCGTTGAGACAAGCCTTTGGTCCCTCCTACTGGATTCGCATCCAATTGCCGCTCGTCGTGGACCCGGATTCAGAACCGGAGCCGGAGCTTGCGGTGGTGCATGGTTCCCCACGAGACTACGTTCATGAGCCCCCTCGCACAGCCGTATGA
- the cas2 gene encoding CRISPR-associated endonuclease Cas2, whose protein sequence is MRRLYFVTYDIRDSKRWRRVYKTMKGFGEHLQLSVFQCELPEVDYIKMKAALGEMINHHEDHVLVVDLGPTEGRPIKSIESLGEAFVQVQRHAHVV, encoded by the coding sequence ATGCGAAGATTGTATTTTGTCACGTATGATATCCGCGATTCTAAGCGATGGCGCCGCGTATATAAGACGATGAAAGGGTTTGGCGAGCATCTCCAGCTCTCGGTATTTCAGTGCGAATTGCCGGAAGTGGACTACATCAAGATGAAGGCAGCATTGGGCGAAATGATCAATCATCACGAGGATCATGTTCTGGTTGTAGATCTCGGTCCCACGGAGGGGCGTCCCATCAAGAGCATCGAATCGTTGGGCGAGGCCTTTGTGCAAGTGCAGCGCCACGCGCACGTAGTGTGA